In Scophthalmus maximus strain ysfricsl-2021 chromosome 5, ASM2237912v1, whole genome shotgun sequence, the sequence ACTGCGCAGGACTTTAAGGACCTGCAACTGCAGCAACACTCATTGTCATGGTTCAAGAAATTACAAGATAAACaggtaaaatgtttttactttccCTGATAACCTTCTGTGTTCCTGATGCTGTGTGCAGCACAAATTCCTTTCTCCCTATGGCTGAAACCAAGCTCTAAGTCTCAGCTATGATTACACTCCAGGCATCAGGATGTCCACCcaacagtttttctcaatttgtAAAGTGTGTCCATATTGGGcacacatattttatttgtcttgaTCTATCTTTGATTTCTGGATTCTGTCAGTGCTACCAGCCCAATTTCTGTCATTGTTTATCAACATAGCTAcacaacttttcattttctttcttgactATGATCAACATATCTAAATGTTCAAGCAAAATATTGAATAACATGTGATTAACTAGTGTGCATTTGGCTAAGAAAAGCATACATAGTGAGgtgacattttcatatcatgtttacatttattttttttacattttatgtccTCCATAGGAATCGACAAAGATACGGATATTTTTAGATTTACtatatgaaattttaaaaattggaAATACCGTCcaagagcagagagacacagagaagcaggagaagaaacgACGTGGACTGGGTAGAGGCAGTGCAACTCGCAAAACCAGCTGTAGAGTCTTCTTCTGGAAATCCTGGGCTTCCTGCTAACTTTGATCTGACTCAAGTGCTGGACGACTGCCAAGACCATGAAGAGAAAATCTCAGTCTTTTAAGTTTAATGGCCAAGAGGTAGTTCTGCTCCTCTCATACTTTAACGTATTACTGATTTAAAGTCCCATATTATCATACAATCATTCCCAGGTTATGTTTTAATGAGAAATAATGTAACTAAAAAACTATAAATTAATGTATAtggtatttctttttcttttattctgtaCATAAGCACTATGAATTTTTGAGGCATGACAAAATAATCAACGAGACACGTCCTGCACAGACAGTTGTATCTCAAAGCGACACCATATACCTTTTGAAGATACAACACAATCTTCctcatgcaaataaaaaatgaataaatgatgattaATCCGTTAATCTCTAACGTTTTACTTCATCTGGTGTGACCAGTAGCTTAATGTCAGACCTGGTTTATAATGATATTGCTGTGTCACCGACATTACTAAGGCAGCTTTCTGACTCTATGCCTCCACCTGTACCACGGCTGTACCATGTAGTTATCTTTATCCTGTAAATGTCACAAAAAGAACGTTAAATGGtttcactttgaaataaaagttttgacAGACTTCTTCTATTTCACTTCTCAGAGTAGAGAAATCCTGGAAACACTTGGAACTGTACCAACATCCATATCGGTCTGGGAGAACCTCAGCCACTTTCCATTCTTGCAGTGAGCTGAACAATAGGTGACCCCCTGGTCCTGAACGCCTGTATTATTTAATGTACCCCGACTGTCTGGAAGAGATGCAAACAATGAAGTGGGCCCTGAATATTTAATCATTAGTAAATTAAATGGCACAGGGTAAAAGCCTCTGCATCACACTACTTGCCCTGCTTGTTAAAGAGACAGTTAAATATTCCCTGCAGAAAGCTAAAAAAACTAAGCTGGATTCACTGCTCTTTGAGAAATGAGTGTTGTATTTGAGTTTGCACATGTTTTCAAGTCAATCAAACATACTCACATTAATTTGAAGTATTTATTTCTGTACTCTTTTGTGAGTCGTTTTCTACTCACATTATTTACATTCCAGTGGAAgaggcttttcttctttttgttaaatCCACACAGACTTTAGGTGTAATAAATATCTgcagtgtgtttgatgtttcCTGGTGATCTTCATGCTATGACCAGCAAAGCAATAAACCAGAAGCTTTACAGCTCATcctctctgtatgtgtctgaTGTTCCTCCAATTGTTAAATATTTGACCTAACCAAATTTTTTTACCGACATAAGTGTATTAGAGCTTCGGTGTGCAACCTGCATTAACACAAAAGATGTGTGGGGCATTTGTACGTGCATCTACATAAGAAGGCTAGAATTCAACTATTGCTTTTGCACATTTCCAAAGGCATGCATATGTGTGCTAATGT encodes:
- the LOC118311036 gene encoding somatostatin-1A-like: MAHIFCFLALLCFASCAVESTETAQDFKDLQLQQHSLSWFKKLQDKQESTKIRIFLDLLYEILKIGNTVQEQRDTEKQEKKRRGLGRGSATRKTSCRVFFWKSWASC